A genome region from Tachyglossus aculeatus isolate mTacAcu1 chromosome 1, mTacAcu1.pri, whole genome shotgun sequence includes the following:
- the ARSA gene encoding arylsulfatase A: MAPAPLRLLLGLGLGLGLGLVPVPVAARARARDGPPPPGPPNLVLILADDLGYGDLGSSGHPRSATPHLDRMAAAGLRFTDFYATCPLCSPSRASLLTGRYQTRSGLFPGVLYPGSRGGLPLAEVTVAEVLAARGYLTGMAGKWHLGVGANGSFLPPHQGFQRFLGVPYSHDQGPCQNLTCFPPAERCWGTCDQGVVPVPLLDNLTVLQQPLDLPGLERRYVRFAQQLMADAARLHRPFFLYYSSHHTHYPQFGGAEFVGRSGRGPFGDALLELDAAVGAILGTLEELGLQKDTLVFFTADNGPETMRMWRGGSAGLLKCGKGTTYEGGVREPALAYWPGHIQPGVTRELASTLDLLPTLAALAGAQLPNVTLDGFDLSPLLLGTGKSPRQSLFYYPPAPDEVLGVFAVRYGRYKAHFFTQGAFHSDTTPDQDCHGLTPLTAHDPPLLFDLDTDPGENYELLRGGRRGEPGVLQALKDTRLLKATFDALMVFGPSQVGRGLDPALQLCCSPGCRPWPSCCRCQ, from the exons ATGGCCCCGGCCCCGCTGCGGCTCCTCctaggcctgggcctgggcctgggcctgggcctggtgcCGGTGCCGGTGGCGGCCCGGGCCCGCGCCCGGGacggcccccccccgcccggccccccgaACTTGGTGCTGATCTTGGCGGACGACCTGGGCTACGGGGACCTGGGCAGCTCCGGCCACCCGCGCTCGGCCACGCCCCACCTGGACCGGATGGCGGCGGCGGGGCTCCGCTTCACCGACTTCTACGCCACCTGCCCGCTCTGCAGCCCCTCCag GGCGTCCCTGCTGACCGGCCGCTACCAGACGCGCTCCGGCCTGTTCCCGGGGGTCCTCTACCCGGGCTCGCGTGGGGGCCTGCCGCTGGCTGAGGTCACGGTGGCCGAGGTCCTGGCCGCCCGCGGCTACCTCACCGGCATGGCGGGCAAGTGGCACCTGGGCGTGGGCGCCAACGGCTCCTTCCTGCCGCCCCATCAGGGCTTCCAGCGCTTCCTGGGGGTCCCCTACTCCCACGACCAG GGCCCCTGCCAGAACCTGACCTGCTTCCCGCCGGCCGAGCGCTGCTGGGGCACCTGCGACCAGGGCGTCGTGCCCGTCCCGCTGCTGGACAACCTGACGGTGCTGCAGCAGCCCCTGGACCTGCCCGGCCTCGAGCGCCGCTACGTCCGCTTCGCCCAGCAGCTCATGGCCGACGCCGCCCGCCTGCACCGCCCCTTCTTCCTCTACTACTCTTCCCAC CACACCCACTACCCGCAGTTTGGAGGCGCGGAGTTTGTGGGCCGGTCGGGCCGGGGCCCGTTCGGGGACGCGCTGCTGGAACTGGACGCGGCCGTGGGCGCCATCCTGGGTACGCTGGAGGAGCTGGGGCTGCAGAAGGACACGCTGGTCTTCTTCACCGCTGACAACGG GCCGGAGACGATGCGGATGTGGCGCGGCGGCAGCGCCGGGTTGCTCAAGTGCGGGAAGGGCACCACCTACGAAGGCGGAGTGCGGGAGCCGGCGCTGGCCTACTGGCCCGGCCACATCCAGCCCG GGGTGACCCGTGAGCTGGCCAGCACCCTGGACCTGCTGCCCACGCTGGCTGCCCTGGCCGGAGCACAGCTGCCCAACGTCACGCTGGATGGGTTTGACCTCAGCCCCCTGCTGCTGGGGACCGGCAAG AGCCCCCGGCAGAGCCTCTTCTACTATCCGCCGGCGCCGGACGAGGTCCTTGGGGTGTTCGCTGTGCGATACGGGAGATACAAGGCCCATTTCTTCACTCAGG GCGCCTTCCACAGCGATACGACCCCGGACCAGGACTGCCACGGCCTCACCCCACTGACCGCCCACGACCCGCCGCTGCTCTTCGACCTGGACACGGACCCGGGGGAGAATTACGAGCTGCTGCGCGGAGGCCGGCGCGGGGAGCCGGGGGTCCTGCAGGCGCTCAAGGACACGCGCCTGCTCAAGGCCACCTTCGATGCCCTCATGGTGTTCGGCCCCAGCCAGGTGGGCCGCGGCCTGGACCCTGCCCTGCAGCTCTGCTGCAGCCCGGGCTGcaggccctggccctcctgctGCCGCTGCCAGTGA
- the LOC119919854 gene encoding rab-like protein 2A isoform X2, with protein sequence MERFLLDGFQPQQLSTFALTLYKHTATVDGKTVLVDFWDTAGQERFRSLHASYYHKAHACIMVFDVQRKVTYKNLGSWYKELREFRPEIPCILVANKIDADMKVTQRSFNFARKFSLPLYFVSAANGTNVVKLFNDAIRLAVSYKQNSSDFMDEVLQELEKFELEQEGPSPDPGRSSPCQEPQSG encoded by the exons ATGGAACGCTTTCTCCTGGATGGATT CCAGCCCCAGCAGCTGTCCACCTTCGCCCTGACCCTCTACAAGCACACGGCCACCGTGGACGGGAAGACGGTCCTCGTGG ATTTCTGGGACACGGCGGGCCAGGAGCGGTTTCGGAGTCTGCACGCCTCCTATTACCACAAGGCTCACGCCTGCATCATG GTGtttgatgtgcagaggaaggtgACCTACAAGAACCTGGGCTCCTGGTACAAGGAGCTGCGGGAATTCCGGCCGGAGATCCCCTGCATCCTGGTGGCCAACAAGATCGACG CGGACATGAAGGTGACTCAGAGAAGCTTTAACTTCGCCCGGAAGTTCTCCCTGCCCCTGTACTTTGTCTCCGCTGCCAATGGCACCAACGTGGTGAAG CTCTTCAACGACGCCATCCGCCTGGCCGTTTCTTACAAGCAGAATTCCTCTGACTTCATGGATGAAGTGCTGCAAGAACTGGAG AAGTTTGAGCTGGAGCAGGAGGGGCCCTCCCCGGACCCGGGAAGGAGCAGCCCCTGCCAGGAGCCGCAGTCTGGCTGA